In Geothermobacter ehrlichii, the sequence CCTTTCTGAACGGATAGCGCTCCAGTGATTCGACGATGGCCAGCTTGAGTTTGGCCAGACCCTGCAGGTGCAGCAGGCTCTTGTCGTTGAGAACCTTTTCCAGCACCGGCAGGGCGGCCGGATCGCCGAGGGCGGCCAGTTCGGTGACCGCCCGGTGCTTCAGTTCGAGCATCTCCCGGCTGTAGTCGGGTTTTTCCATCAGGGCGATCAGGGCATCGCGCAGCGGTTCCGCCAGGGGACGGCGGACCTGTTCCATGGCCCAGCGGCGACGGCCGGGGTCGTCCCCGGCCAGTTCGTCGGCCAGGATCAGGTCGGCCTCGGCGTCGTCGAACTGGCGCAGCGCCTTGAAGACCTCGAGCCGCACTTTCGGATGGGGGTGACGGCGCAGGGCGCGGATGGCGTAGAGGGCGACCGGATCGGCCAGCCGCTGCAGGATGACCAGCATGTTGCGTACGACGAACCAGCGGCTGTCGCGCAGCCGGGCCAGCACCGGTTCGCGGATGGCGTCGCCCATCTCGAGCAGGCGGTCGATCAGGAAGCGGCGCAGGGCGCGCCGTTTTTCCACCGCCAGCCGGTCGAGCATCGGTTCGATGAAGGGAGGGCCGATCTGGCGGATCAGCTCCTCGATGCCGGCGAAACGTTCCTTGTCCCAGACGCTGAGCACTTCGAGGATGTGGTCGAGCAGTTCCCGTTCGCCGAGGACGCGGACCACCTCTTCCGACAGACCATCCCGGGTTGCCCGCGTCAGCCGCTGGTGCAGATCGAGCAACACGTCGAACTGGCCGAGTTCGACGAAGTAGTAGATCAGTTCGATCAGTTCGGTGAGCAGCCTGTCGCGGCCCTCGTGTTCGCTCTCTTGTCGCAGCAGGTCGAGCAGGATGCTGCAGACCTTGGTTTCGACCTGCTCGTTCGCCAGCTGTTCGCGGATCTCGACGCTTTCCCGGGTCTCGAGGGGGGGGATCTCTTCCAGGGAGACGATGCTGTGCAGCAGGTGCTGGTAGGTGCCGGGGACGTAGCGGTCGGGGTCGTCTTCCCTGAACAGGGAGCGCAGGTGCCGGCCGAGTTCGGCGCTGGAAAGGATCTGCTCCCCGGTTTCGGGAGGCGGCTGTTCGGCGTGCTGCGACAGCTTGCCGAGCAGGTTCATGATGGTTGGGGGAATGGTCAGCCGCTGCTGGTTGACGTCCTCCAGAGCCTGGAACAGGGCGTCGTTGGAGAGATGGGCGATGACGTCCTCGGCTATGTCCTCCCTGGCGGCCAGGGTGTTGAAGGTGCTGGCGAGAAACTGGCGGCGCAGATCGGGGCTGAGGCTGCTGACGAAGTTGCCCAGTTTTTCCATCGATTCCGTTCGGTAGGACTGGCAGCGCCCTTCCCGGTCGAGTTCGCGCAGAAAGCTGGTGATGGTCTCTTCGTAGCTGGCCAGGGTTTCTTCCGCCCGCCCTCCGTCCCGGCGCCGGTTCAGGTACTTGGCGACCAGTTTCGGATCGACCACCCGGGCGGCGGTCTTCTCGCCCTGCGGGTCGAGTGTGCCCTCCACCAGTCCGCCGACGAAGAGGTCCCAGAGGGATCCGGCCCTTTCCTCCTCGAGTTCGGCGTCGGCGGCGCCGATCTCCGCCTCTTCGCAGATGCTGAAGGCGCTGTAGTCGATGCCGGAGATGTCGATGTGCCGCAGGTCGAGATCGCGGCAGGCCGCGGCCAGGCCGCCCCTGTCAGCCAGTTCTTCGGGCCGGCTGACCGCCAGCCGCTGAAAGCGGAGCAGTTCGTCGCTGGTCAGTCCGGTTTCGAAGGTGATGGCGGCGATGCCCAGGTCGAACAGTTCGCTCGCCAGCTTGCGGAAGACCGGATTCTTTTCGTCCAGCACCGAGCCGTGCACCAGGATGCTGTCGCGGGCGATGCCGAGGGTCAGCCTGGGACGGAACTCGAGCAGGTTGGCCAGAAGATCGACCATGGCCAGGGCCGATTTGCGTACCAGGGGATGGTCGTCGGGGTAGGAGAGGGTGTGCTGGCGGGAGATGTTGAAGGCATAGATGAACCTGGTCAGCACCCGGGTGTCGAAATCGACGCTGTGGGTTGCGGTCTCGTCCATCTTCGGTTCCCCTCCCTGCCGGCAAGACGGCGGCCGGGCGGCCGCGACCGACAGGATACACCAGCCTCTCCTTTCATGAAAGGGGACGAAAGGGGGAGCTCAGCTGAACTTGCCGGTCAGGTTGTTGTCGATGACGTAGATGCAGACTTCTTTGGCGCCCTTCTTCGAGTAGTTGTGTCGCTCGCAGAGGTTCTGGATCAGGTAGCTGACGTCCTCGCGGATCTTGCGGTCGTAGGTCCTGAATTCCTCGCGCTCGTAATCCTTGATAGCGCGGCGGAAGTTTTCGTTCTCGAGGAAGGGATCGAGGGCTTTCTCCTTGAGGCTGTCAACATAGCGTTCGTAGAGGCGCCGGTACAGCTCGGTTTCGGTCAGGGGGTGCCCCTCGACCATGATCTCCTGGGTCAGGGTGCGGGCGGTGTATTCCTTCTGCGTTTCCAGGCGGAAGGCCTGGCGCTGTTCGCTGGACGCCCCGGCGCCGAGCAGGCGGTTTTCGATGGTGGAGAGGAACTCCTCGGTCACTTCGACCTTCTGGCCGTTGAAGCGGTTGGTGACCTTGCTGCCGAGATCGTAATTGAGGGCGAACAGGTA encodes:
- a CDS encoding HEAT repeat domain-containing protein; this encodes MDETATHSVDFDTRVLTRFIYAFNISRQHTLSYPDDHPLVRKSALAMVDLLANLLEFRPRLTLGIARDSILVHGSVLDEKNPVFRKLASELFDLGIAAITFETGLTSDELLRFQRLAVSRPEELADRGGLAAACRDLDLRHIDISGIDYSAFSICEEAEIGAADAELEEERAGSLWDLFVGGLVEGTLDPQGEKTAARVVDPKLVAKYLNRRRDGGRAEETLASYEETITSFLRELDREGRCQSYRTESMEKLGNFVSSLSPDLRRQFLASTFNTLAAREDIAEDVIAHLSNDALFQALEDVNQQRLTIPPTIMNLLGKLSQHAEQPPPETGEQILSSAELGRHLRSLFREDDPDRYVPGTYQHLLHSIVSLEEIPPLETRESVEIREQLANEQVETKVCSILLDLLRQESEHEGRDRLLTELIELIYYFVELGQFDVLLDLHQRLTRATRDGLSEEVVRVLGERELLDHILEVLSVWDKERFAGIEELIRQIGPPFIEPMLDRLAVEKRRALRRFLIDRLLEMGDAIREPVLARLRDSRWFVVRNMLVILQRLADPVALYAIRALRRHPHPKVRLEVFKALRQFDDAEADLILADELAGDDPGRRRWAMEQVRRPLAEPLRDALIALMEKPDYSREMLELKHRAVTELAALGDPAALPVLEKVLNDKSLLHLQGLAKLKLAIVESLERYPFRKVQDLLELLAANGGRLGDAAQKILLARQDRQAEKMRRLRRRRP